GGTCAAGCCGAGGATGACGGAGAGGTAGAGGATTCGGGACTACGGAAAGGTGGAATTCCATCATGGCGGTTAAGTCGATTGATAGATTTAGCCGAGAGGCAAGCCAATATTAAGCCTGGACCACTCGCCTTCCCGCGTTGGCGATCGGCGTCGTCACGCCGCTCATCATCGTCCTGGCGTAGACCAGTTTCTGGAAGCGGCCGTTGATGGAGATGCGGGGCAGCGCCCACATATTTGCCCGGTGTTCAGCGTGGATGGTGCCGTGCCGTGTCGTGACGGCGGAGACAAAACCTTCCGCCGCGGCTATCGTGGCTTCGCGTCGTCCCGCGGCTTTTGAAGAGCCGTAGGGATAGGCGAAATGGGCGGGCCGCTTGCCGAGCTCTGCTTCCAGCATATCGGCGGACAGGCGCATCTCCTGCGCGACCATTTCTGGCGTCAATTTCTTCAAATTGTAGTGATGGATCGTATGCGCGCCGATCGTGCATAGCGGATCGCCCGCGATCTGGCGCATTTCCTTCCAGTTCATCACGTCCTGATTGGCGGGCACGCCGCAGATCATGCCCTGTTGCGCGCACATTTCACGAAGGACCGGCAATTGCTCCAGCTCGGTCAGCGTGAACGAAAAATAGCGCATCAAGGAATGAAAGGTTGCGCGTTTTTGAAACAGAGTCCCGCAACGCCATTCCGGTCCGCCGGGGATCCTTATGGAATCTGCCTTGGCAATGAGTTTTTCGGCGATCTCCCACCAAAGTACCGCAGCGCCTTCGATCAGGCCAGGCGCCGCATATATCGTGAACGGCGCATTGTGTTTCTGGAAAACCGGATAGGCGTGATTGAGGTTGTCGTTATAGCCGTCGTCGAGCGTGATGGCGACAAAGCGCCGTTTGCCCGGCAATCCAGCTTTGACGCGCTCGGCCATCTCGTCCATGGAGACGATTTCCGTGCCTTCGGATTTCAGCGACACGATGATTTGATCGAGAAAGGCGGGCGTGATCGCCAGTGAACGGGTGACGCCGAGCGGGCTGATACAATCCGGACGGACCCGGTGCAGCATGATGATGGAACCGAGCCCGCCAAAGCGGTCGCGTGTGCTTGAGGCAAAGCCGCTATGCCAAGCCAGTCTCATCACGGCTTTTCGTATCAAGTCAGCCGCGTGGACCATTCCTTCACCAATTCGCGTTATTTGAAGATATCGAAGGGATTCTGTTCATCAACTCTTGCGACTTAAACGTTTATATATGGTTGATCAACAAAACCTCGCCGCCTTTCGCATCTCCTCCAATGGAACGCAAGAATGTCGATCACTTCACGACAAGCAAAAATAATTGCACCGCTTGAAGCCAAAGCATTGTGGAACGAACTGGGCGAGGATTTTCTTGCCGGTCCAGCACAAACCGCCAACTGGTTTTCATTCTGGCAGTCATGCGTCAATGCAGACTGTCTTGTCGCGGCGCTCTTTGAAGCTGAAAGGCCGATTTTCCTTCTGCCGTTGGAGGTTGTGAAAAGGGGTCCCGTCCGGATTGCCGCGTTTCCCGGCGGGCCGCACGCCAATTGCAACTTTCCGGCGCTGGCGGCTGATGCTCAAATTACAGCGGCAGATCTCACCACTTTATTCAAAGCATTGCATAAAACCCGGCCGGATATCGATCTTGTCTCGCTCGTACGGCAATTGGGTGAGCTCGACGGCAAGGCAAATCCGCTGATGGAGCTGCAAAGTCGCGAGAATGCCAATATCAGCCTGGGAATTATGTTGGACCGGGATTTTGAAACGGTGGTGGGACGTCACAATGCCAAACGCAAGAAGAAGAAGCATCGTCAGAACACGCGGCGGTTCGAGGAGGCCGGCGGATATCGCATCGTGACGGCGACGACTCCCGTCGAGACCAACGCGATGCTCAACAACTATTTCGAGTGCAAGGCAGCGCGGCTCGCCAAGGCCGGCATCAAGAACACCTATGAACCGGCGGGAACCATGCAATTCTTCCAGCAGCTGTTCGCCCACGAAGTTCAATCGGCAACGCCGCGCTTTCAGCTCAAAGCGCTTGAAGCGGGTGGGCATTATCGCGCGGTTCTCGGGAAGTCTTATGCGAGACAGCAGACGTTCATCGATTTCATCGGTATCACAGAGGATGAACTGGTCAGCGCCAGCCCCGGCGAGTTCCTGTTTTTCGAAGACATTCAGGACAGTTGCAAGACGGATCTCGCCGTTTACAGTTTTGGCATTGGCGACGAACCCTACAAGCGCAGCTGGTCCGATCTCGAGATGCCGAGCTATGACACCGACGTCAGCCTTACGGCGAAGGGGCGAATGTTTGCAGGATATCTCGGTGCGCGCGGCAAGCTCGTGCGCCGTATCAAGAAAAACGAAACCGTCTGGGCGGCCGTGAAAAAGGCCCGTTCGCGCCTTTTCGGAAAACGTTAGGCCGAGCGTACAATCCGGCCAGAATCGAGACGCAGATGCTCTTTTTCGAAGGGCGTCAGCAATTCGGGCTCAAGCAGCTTCGCGTCGTAAACAGCCTTGGCTGTCGCGGCTACGTCGGGGTCGTCAGGGTCGACAACGCCGAGAATCAGTTCCGTTCCGTCGGCAAGCAAATGCTTCAGCTCGACAACAGTCGCCGGACCTGCATCGACAACAACAAGATCATAGGCCGACTGCAAGGCATTGAGGATCATCGGCAAACGGCCAACGGACTGCATGGCTTTCGCAGGATCGTGATTGCCGAGCGGGATGATCTCGGCTTGCGAATAGTGATCCGGATGGATGACGTCGCTGAAGTGCTTTTCCGAAACCAGAAGATTGGTGATGCCAGGAAGGTTCTTGTCATCCAGCATGGAACGGCCGATTTCACCCGATCCTGTCATGTCGACGAGGATGACCCGCACGCCTCGGTCGGCCAATTCGCGCACGAGCAGGATGGTCAAGGCCGAGGCTTCGTCGCCTTCCGGCGAGACCACGACGGCACGCGCTGCGCCACTCGCCATCAAACGTGTCGCGACATTCGCAATGCCTGAATGATCGGTGGGGATTGCCGGCGCGTCCGCTGGAGCCGCTGCGATGGGTGTATCCATTTCGGCCAGTTGCGCTTTCGCTTCGGAAACCGCCGGCTCTTCCGGCATTTCACGGATGTCAATGGCAAGGGGCGCAATGGGTTCTGCCATTGGCCGAGCAGGTTCGACAACAGGCTGAACCGGTTCAGGGATACTGCGAACGGCCACCGGGGGTGCTATTTCTTGCGTGACGACTGGCTGTGGACTGGCCGGACGAAGCGCTTGCCCGCTGAACAGGGCCCGCAGCAAAGTGATGATGCTGAGTAGCAGCAGCGATGCAACAAATGCGGCAATTGTCATCGGGATTTTTTTCGGGAAATACGGCTCGATCGGCCGGTCGGCGCGGGAGAAGATGCGCGCATCTGCCGGCAGATAGCCGCGATCCGTGCGGGACGAAGCTTCGCGATAGCGGGTCAGGTATGATTCGAGCAATTGCCGCTGGGCGGTGGCTTCTCGCTCCAGTGCGCGCAACTCCACCTCTTCTTCGCCCGCTTTTGAAGATTGCTCCTTCAACTCATTGAGCGAGCTCGTCAATTGGCTCTCACGCAAACGCGCGGTTTCCGCTTCGGCTTCGAGGCTGCCCAGAACCTTGCGCGCCTCGAGACGTATCTGGTTGTTGAGATCGGCAAGCTGCGAACGCAGCGCACGGATGCGAGGATGGCCACTGAGCAGGGATGCCGAAAGATCGGCGATATCGTTGTTGAGCTGTACCTGACGCTCGCGCAGGCGCTGGATCAGGGGCGATGCCATGACAGCGGGCAGTGTTTCGACAGGCGCTCCCTTGGCCAGCGCAGCGCGGACACTCTGGGCGCTTGCCTCGCTTGCGGCCCTGTTTGCCCGTACACGCGACAGTTCCGTGGAGAGTTCCGAAAGCTGCTGGGTGGCGAGAACAGCATTGTTCTGGCCGATCAAAAGGTCCGAGGAACTGCGGTACGCCGCTACCTTCGCCTCGGCATCCTTGACGCGTTGGCTGAGATCGGCGATCTCCGGCTGCAGCCAGCCGGCAGCATCGGTATTGGCCCGGGATTTCGCCGATTGCTGCGTGGCGACATATTCGTCCGCGATGGCGTTGGCAACCGATGCGGCAAGCGCTGGATCCTTGGAGGAGAACTGAATGACAATAACGCGCGAAGTCGCGACATTATAAACGAGCAAGCGATCCCGTACCGACTGGAGAATATAGTCGTCGCGTGTCTCTGCATCCGGATTGTTGCCGATACCGACAGCGCCAAACAGACGCGACAGCGCCGATGGTTCTGCGCCAGCGGAAAGTTCGGGGTTCTTCGCGAGGTCGAGCTTGACGATAACGCGTTTCAGCAGATCGGACGAACCTATGAGTTCGACCTGGCTCTTGATGCCCTCCGGATCTAGCACCGGCCGGTCATCCGCCTGCTGGTTTGCCGGACGGGTGAAAACCGATTCCCCCGTTTCGATGAGGATGCGGGTCTCGGCTCGATATTTTGGCGAAACCAATGACATGAGCAGGAATGCAAGCGCCGTCAAAAGCAGCGACCCGACGAGTATTCGCAGCTTGTTGCGCCACAGGCTGGCAAACAACGCGCCTATATCAATGTCCACATCG
This is a stretch of genomic DNA from Phyllobacterium zundukense. It encodes these proteins:
- a CDS encoding polysaccharide deacetylase family protein, encoding MRLAWHSGFASSTRDRFGGLGSIIMLHRVRPDCISPLGVTRSLAITPAFLDQIIVSLKSEGTEIVSMDEMAERVKAGLPGKRRFVAITLDDGYNDNLNHAYPVFQKHNAPFTIYAAPGLIEGAAVLWWEIAEKLIAKADSIRIPGGPEWRCGTLFQKRATFHSLMRYFSFTLTELEQLPVLREMCAQQGMICGVPANQDVMNWKEMRQIAGDPLCTIGAHTIHHYNLKKLTPEMVAQEMRLSADMLEAELGKRPAHFAYPYGSSKAAGRREATIAAAEGFVSAVTTRHGTIHAEHRANMWALPRISINGRFQKLVYARTMMSGVTTPIANAGRRVVQA
- a CDS encoding GNAT family N-acetyltransferase; this encodes MSITSRQAKIIAPLEAKALWNELGEDFLAGPAQTANWFSFWQSCVNADCLVAALFEAERPIFLLPLEVVKRGPVRIAAFPGGPHANCNFPALAADAQITAADLTTLFKALHKTRPDIDLVSLVRQLGELDGKANPLMELQSRENANISLGIMLDRDFETVVGRHNAKRKKKKHRQNTRRFEEAGGYRIVTATTPVETNAMLNNYFECKAARLAKAGIKNTYEPAGTMQFFQQLFAHEVQSATPRFQLKALEAGGHYRAVLGKSYARQQTFIDFIGITEDELVSASPGEFLFFEDIQDSCKTDLAVYSFGIGDEPYKRSWSDLEMPSYDTDVSLTAKGRMFAGYLGARGKLVRRIKKNETVWAAVKKARSRLFGKR
- a CDS encoding GumC family protein, giving the protein MDIDIGALFASLWRNKLRILVGSLLLTALAFLLMSLVSPKYRAETRILIETGESVFTRPANQQADDRPVLDPEGIKSQVELIGSSDLLKRVIVKLDLAKNPELSAGAEPSALSRLFGAVGIGNNPDAETRDDYILQSVRDRLLVYNVATSRVIVIQFSSKDPALAASVANAIADEYVATQQSAKSRANTDAAGWLQPEIADLSQRVKDAEAKVAAYRSSSDLLIGQNNAVLATQQLSELSTELSRVRANRAASEASAQSVRAALAKGAPVETLPAVMASPLIQRLRERQVQLNNDIADLSASLLSGHPRIRALRSQLADLNNQIRLEARKVLGSLEAEAETARLRESQLTSSLNELKEQSSKAGEEEVELRALEREATAQRQLLESYLTRYREASSRTDRGYLPADARIFSRADRPIEPYFPKKIPMTIAAFVASLLLLSIITLLRALFSGQALRPASPQPVVTQEIAPPVAVRSIPEPVQPVVEPARPMAEPIAPLAIDIREMPEEPAVSEAKAQLAEMDTPIAAAPADAPAIPTDHSGIANVATRLMASGAARAVVVSPEGDEASALTILLVRELADRGVRVILVDMTGSGEIGRSMLDDKNLPGITNLLVSEKHFSDVIHPDHYSQAEIIPLGNHDPAKAMQSVGRLPMILNALQSAYDLVVVDAGPATVVELKHLLADGTELILGVVDPDDPDVAATAKAVYDAKLLEPELLTPFEKEHLRLDSGRIVRSA